The Coregonus clupeaformis isolate EN_2021a chromosome 20, ASM2061545v1, whole genome shotgun sequence genome contains a region encoding:
- the LOC121533191 gene encoding CCN family member 1-like — protein MAKRIIFIFLTMAVTSQVGASCPAVCECPAMPLSCPPGVSAVGDGCRCCKVCASQLNQDCSPTMPCDHHKGLECNYGNDVTLAQGICRARMDGRTCEYNGRIYQNGENFRAGCKHQCTCIDGVVGCSLLCANRLPPATSSCPYPQLVRVPGQCCFTVDCHKGTGRLPPTKQHHQPTQPKPQPDQYQPDNTLANELVERGKVWENEQGYKHLPVWKHSLEKCVVQTTDWSQCSRSCGMGVSSRITNDNAQCKLDRETRLCTIRPCGGVAVPPKKGKKCSPTPKAPEPMRLSYGECQSVRLYRPNYCGACTDGRCCSPHRTRTVPVTFVCPDGERFQRAAMFIQSCKCSKECGHLNEVALPPQHWMYGDTHKFID, from the exons ATGGCAAAACGTATCATCTTTATTTTCTTGACAATGGCAGTCACCAGTCAG gtGGGTGCCAGCTGCCCGGCGGTGTGTGAGTGCCCAGCCATGCCCCTCTCGTGCCCCCCCGGGGTGAGTGCGGTGGGTGACGGCTGCAGGTGCTGCAAGGTGTGTGCCTCCCAGCTGAACCAGGACTGCAGCCCCACGATGCCCTGCGACCACCACAAGGGACTGGAGTGTAACTACGGCAATGACGTGACCCTGGCCCAGGGCATATGCAGGG CAAGAATGGACGGTCGTACGTGTGAGTACAACGGGAGGATCTACCAGAACGGCGAGAATTTCCGCGCCGGCTGTAAACACCAGTGTACCTGCATCGACGGTGTCGTGggctgttctctgctctgtgccAACCGTCTGCCCCCCGCCACCTCCTCCTGCCCCTATCCCCAGCTGGTCAGGGTGCCAGGGCAGTGCTGCTTCACTGTGGACTGCCACAAGGGTACCGGGCGCCTTCCCCCCACCAAGCAACATCACCAACCAACACAACCCAAACCTCAGCCAGACCAGTACCAGCCAGATAACACACTGGCCAATGAGCTGGTGGAGAGAGGCAAGGTCTGGGAGAATGAACAAGGCTACAAGCACCTGCCTG TATGGAAGCATTCGTTAGAGAAGTGTGTTGTCCAGACAACGGACTGGTCCCAGTGCTCACGAAGCTGTGGGATGGGAGTGTCCTCACGCATCACCAACGACAACGCCCAGTGTAAGCTGGATAGAGAGACGCGCCTCTGCACCATCCGGCCCTGCGGTGGCGTAGCCGTCCCGCCCAAG AAGGGCAAGAAATGCTCCCCGACCCCAAAAGCCCCAGAACCCATGCGTCTGTCGTATGGCGAGTGTCAGAGTGTCCGCCTGTACCGGCCCAACTACTGCGGTGCGTGTACGGATGGTCGTTGCTGTTCGCCGCATCGCACGCGCACCGTCCCTGTGACCTTTGTGTGCCCGGATGGTGAGCGTTTCCAGAGAGCCGCCATGTTCATCCAGTCGTGCAAGTGTAGCAAGGAATGCGGCCATCTCAACGAAGTGGCCTTGCCACCACAGCACTGGATGTATGGAGACACACATAAGTTCATCGACTAG